The genomic DNA GGTGCGCGGGTCTTCGGCATTGATGCGGCACTCGATCGCGTGGCCGGAGAACACGATGTCTTCCTGCCGGACCGAGAGGCCACCGCCGGAGGCGACGCGGATCTGCTCGTGCACCAGGTCGATGCCGGTGATCGCCTCGGTGATCGGATGCTCGACCTGAAGACGGGTGTTCATTTCGATGAAATAGAACTCGCCGTTTTCGTAGAGGAATTCGATCGTGCCGGCGCCGCGATACTTCAGCTTCTTCATGGCGTCGGCGCAGACCTGACCGATCTTCATGCGCTGGTCGACGTTGAGCGCCGGGGAGTTTGCCTCTTCCCAGACCTTCTGGTGACGACGCTGCAGCGAGCAATCGCGTTCACCGAGATGCACCGCATTGCCGGCGCCGTCGCCGACGATCTGGATTTCGATGTGGCGCGGCTTGGAGAGGTACTTCTCCATGTAGACGGCGTCGTTGCCGAAAGCGGCAAGCGCTTCGGTGCGGGCCGTCGCAACGGCTTCCTCGAGGTCAGCCTCGCTGCGGGCGACCTTCATGCCGCGGCCGCCGCCGCCGGCGGTCGCCTTGATCAGGACCGGGAAACCGATCTTGCGGGCGACTTCGAGGGCGTTTTCCGGCTTTACTTCGCCGTCGGAGCCCGGAACGACCGGGATGCCAAGTTCCTGCGCCGTTTGCTTGGCGGTGATCTTGTCACCCATGATGCGGATGTGTTCCGCCGTCGGGCCGATGAAGGTGATGTCGTGCGCTTCAAGGATTTCGGCGAACTTGGCGTTTTCCGACAGGAAGCCGTAGCCTGGATGCACAGCGTCGGCACCGGTGATTTCGCAGGCGGCGACGATCTGGTGAATGTTCAGATAGCTATCGCGCGAGGGCGGCGGGCCGATGCAAACGCTCTCGTCGGCGAGGCGCACATGCATGGCGTCGGCGTCGGCCGTGGAATGAACGGCGACCGTGGCGATGCCGAGTTCCTTGCAGGCACGAAGCACGCGAAGGGCGATTTCGCCGCGATTGGCAATGAGAATTTTCGAGATCATCGCCGCGCCGCCTTATTCGATTACGATCAGCGGTTCGCCATATTCGACGGGGGCTGCGTCCTGGACGAAGATTTCGGTGACCTTGCCCGAGCGCGGAGCCGGGATCTGGTTCATTGTCTTCATCGCTTCGATGATGAGGATCGTCTGGCCTTCCTTGACCGTGGCGCCGACTTCAACGAAGGGGCGGGCTCCCGGTGCGGGAGACAGATAGGCAGTGCCGACCATCGGTGCGGTCACGGCATTCTTCGATGCACGGGCGCTCTCGGCGGCAGGAGCAGCAACGGCGTTTGCAGGAGCGGCCACTGCGGCGGGCATCTGGTAAGCCGGCATCTGCGGCATGGCCATCGGCATGGCAACCGGCGTGCCGTTGCGCGAAACGCGAATGCGCAGGTCGTCCTGCTCGACTTCGATCTCGGTCAGATCGGTATCCTTGAGAATGTTGGCGAGATCGCGGATCAGCGCCTGGTCGATACCTGGTTTCTTGTCAGCCATGGAATATGAGCCTCTTGTGTTCTTTTTATTTCGACGGATTTGTCAGGTTCTTTAGCGCATGCAGCGCAAGAATGTAACTCTGGGCGCCGAAGCCGCAGATGACGCCCTTGACGGCGGGTGCGATCATCGACTTGTGGCGGAACTCCTCACGCGCATGGATGTTCGAGAGGTGCAGTTCGACGACCGGAATGCCGATGGCGCGGATGGCATCGTGAAGCGCGATCGACGTGTGGCCATAGGCGGCCGGGTTGATTGCCACGCCCGCGGCGACGTTGCCGGCCTCGTGCAGCCAATCGACCAGCATTCCCTCATGGTTCGACTGGCGGAAATCGACGTCGAATCCGAGCGCCTTGCCTTCTGCCTTGCACATGGCCTCGATGTCGGCCAGCGTCTGGCCGCCATAAATACCCGGCTCGCGCTTGCCCAGCGCATTCAGGTTGGGGCCGTTCAGCACGAAAATGGTCGATGGCATAAGGGATTCCGGTCCGGTCATGGAGGGTTACCTATAGACTGATGGTCCCGCGAGGAAAAGCCCTTTGGGCCCTAGCGGGATTTGTCCACAGTCATGGGAAGGTTTGTCAGCAGGCGGTCTTGCCGCATTCGCGCATATTGGCGACCTTGCCCTCGATCTCCTCGGCGCCGACGGCCCCGAAGACCGCTTCGTTGCCGATGACGTAGGAGGGCGTTCCGGTGATGCCGAGGTCGTTGGCAAGGCTGTAGGCCTCGCGCACGGCCGCATCATGCGGCTCCTTTTCCATTTTCGCGCGCAGGTCCTTTTCGGAGACGCCGAGCTTGGCGGCAACTGCAAGCGCTGTCTCCTCCGTGGCGCGGTCTTCCCCGCCGAGCAGCGCCCGGTGGAAGTCGCCGTATTTTTCCGGAGCGACCAGGCGGAAGGCGGCGCTCACCTTGTGGGCGGCCAGCGAATCCGGTCCGAGGATCGGCAGTTCCTTCAGCACGAAGCGCACGTTCTTGTCCTTGGCGAGGATGTCGTCCATGTCGGAAAGCGCGCGTTTGCAGTAGCCGCAGTTGTAGTCGTAGAACTCGACAACGGTGACGTCGCCCTTGGGATTGCCGAGCACCATGTCGTAGTCGGAATTGAAGATCGCCTTGTTGTTCTCGGTGATCGCGCTTTCCGCCGCTTCCTGCTGCTTGGCGCGCTGTTTCGTCGTCAGCGCCTCCTGGACCTCGAGCATGATCTCCGGATTGGCGATCAGGTATTCCTTGATGAAGGCGCCGATCTCTTCCTTCTGCTTCGCGTCGAGCGCGAATGCGTTCTGGGGCAGGCTGACCCCGGCTACGAGCGCTGCGAGCGTCCCGGCGGCAATCATCTTGGTGCTGAAGTTCATTTCTACCTCGTTGTCCTTGCGTATCCCGTGTGTCGTCCATCGCGTGTCGCCGGGTCAACCGGCTGTTCTGAATGACAACAGGATTCCTCGTATTCGCAATATGCCGGCAGCATAGGGTGGGTGCCGCGGAAACGAAACGGCAAAATCGGCGGAAATACGGCACTCGCGGACTTGTGAAGGTCATTTTCATCGGGCAAAGGGCTGGAGAACAGCCGCATATCGAGGATTTTCCGTTGGTAGATTTGTCAAAACGCAGTGCCGTCGAACCTTTCCATGCGATGGACGTACTGGCGGAGGCGACCCGTCGCCGGGATGCCGGCCACCCGGTGATTTCGATGGCCGTCGGGCAGCCCGCCCACCCGGCGCCGAAGGCAGCTCTTGAAGCGGCGCGCAAAGCGCTTGAACATGGCCGGCTCGGCTATACCGATGCGCTCGGCACCTTGTCGCTGCGCACAGCAATCGCCCGGCACTATGAAAAGCGCCACGGCATCGCGCTCGATCCGCAGCGGGTCGCGGTCACCACCGGCTCATCCGCAGGCTTCAATCTCGCTTTCCTGGCCCTCTTCGATCCTGGCGATTGCGTCGCGATCGCGAGGCCCGGCTATCCGGCCTATCGCAACATCCTCGCAGCGCTTGGCCTGACGGTCGTCGAGGTCGAGGCCAATGCCGAGACCGGCTTCACTCTGACGCCTGAAAGTCTTTCGCGTGCCGCTGCGAAAATAGGCCGTCCATTGAAGGGCGTGCTTTTGGCGAGCCCAGCCAACCCGACCGGAACGGTGACGGGTAGGGCGGGCATCAAGGTGCTGGCTGACTATTGCCGGGCCGAATCGATCGCCTTCATTTCCGACGAGATCTATCACGGACTGACCTTTGCCGGCGAAGAGGCAAGCGCGCTGGAGGTGACCGACGAGGTAATCGTCATCAACTCCTTCTCGAAATACTATTGCATGACCGGCTGGCGGATCGGCTGGATGGTGCTGCCGGCTGACAAGGTGCGCGGCTTCGAGCGCATCGCCCAGAGCCTCTACATCTCGCCGCCCGAGCTCTCGCAGATCGCGGCAGAAGCAGCGCTCAACGCGCATGAGGAGCTCGACCGTTACAAGGCCGCCTATGCCGCCAACCGGGACATGCTCATGAAGCGGTTGCCGGAGATCGGCTTCTCGATCGCCTCGCCGATGGACGGTGCCTTCTACGCCTATGCGGATGTCACCCGCTTTACCAATGACAGCATGGCCTTTGCCAAGCGGATGCTCGCCGAGATCAACGTCGCGGCAACCCCGGGATTCGACTTCGATCCGCTGGAAGGGCACCGCACGATGCGCTTCTCCTATGCCGGCGCCGAGGCCGACATGGTCGAGGCCATGGACAGGATCGCGCGTTGGCTGGCGTGACGCTCTGAACAGGCAGGCAGGGGCAAGTCCCTTCTGCCATCCGCCCAAAGGAAAAGGCCCGGATCGCTCCGGGCCTTTCGTGTTTTCAGAGTTTGGCGCTGGCCGCGCGGCCTCTTAGAAGAAGCCGCGGCGCTGCCACCAGCCGCCCTTTTTGGGCTTGCCCGGCTCTTCCTCTTCGGGCTTCGTCGCGCTCGACGTCACCACCGGTTCGGAAGCGATTTTCGAGAGGTCGCGGTTCGCACGCACAGGCTTGGTTTCGGCAAGGTCGGCCGCAGCCTCTTCCACCGCTTCGACGGCCGGGTCGGCAACCGCAGGCTGGTCTTCGATGGCTGCCTGGGCAACTTCGTCGACGCTTACTGCCGGTTCTTCAGCCTTGACGGCCTTCTTGCGGGTGCGCTTCGGCTTGGCAGGCTTTACGTCCGCCACCTCGGCTTCTTCGGCAACCACAGCCGTTTCCTCAACAGCGACAGCCACTTCGACCTCGGCCGCAGCGGCAGGTGCCTCTACGGTTTCGGCTTCTTCTGCGCCGTCGTCGCCGGCTTCCGCATCGGCACCGGCTTCAAGCTGGCCTTCGCCTTCACCTTCGCCTTCCGGACGGTTGCGGCGGCCGCCACGCTTGCCGCGGCGGCGGCGCTTGCGCTTCTGATCGCCATCGGCGGTCGCGGCGTCTGCATCGACGCCCTCGTCATCGCCTTCGTCCTCATCGGAACCGTCGTCGGCATCGCCTGCCGATTCGGAGACCTGGAGAGCGCTGCCTTCGGCCTGCTGGCCGCCCTTGCCGCGCCGGCGGCGACGGCGCTTGCGCTTGCGTCCGTTCTGATCGTCGGACTGAGCAGCAGCCTTCGGCTGTTCCTGCCGCTGTTCGCCGGCAATTTCTTCTGCTTCTTCCTCGTCGAGATCCTCTTCGATCACGACGTCGTCTTCTTCCTCTTCCGGCTCGAAGTGCAGCAGTTGTTCGATCTTGACCGGGTTTTCGACCGGCTCGCCACGATCGATCGCGAAGTGCTGTGCGCCGACATGGGCATCAGCCTCGATGATGATCGAAACGCCGAAGCGGGCTTCGTAGTCCATGATCGTGCCGCGCTTCTGATTGAGCAGGTAGAGCGCGATATCCGGGATGGTGCGCACGGTGATGTCGTGCGTCGTGTTCTTCAGCAGGTGTTCCTCGATGCCGCGCAAGACGTGCAGTGCAACCGAAGACTGCGAGCGGACGTGACCCGTTCCGTTGCAGTGCGGGCAGGTCTGCATCGTCGATTCGAGCACCGAGGCGCGAATGCGTTGGCGCGACATTTCGAGCAGGCCGAAATGCGAGATGCGGCCGACCTGGATGCGGGCGCGATCGTTCTTCAGGCAATCCTTCAGACGCTTCTCGACCGAGCGGTTGTTCCGCTTTTCTTCCATGTCGATGAAGTCGATGACGACGAGGCCGGCAAGGTCGCGCAGGCGGAGCTGGCGTGCCACTTCTTCCGCCGCTTCCAGGTTCGTCTGGAGAGCGGTGTCTTCGATCGAGTGCTCGCGCGTCGAACGGCCGGAGTTGACGTCGATCGAAACCAGGGCTTCGGTCTGGTTGATGATGATGTAGCCACCGGACTTCAGCGTTACCTGCGGCTGCAGCATGCGGTCGAGCTGCGCTTCGATGCCGGAGCGCGAGAAGATCGGATGCACGTCACGGTAAGGCTGAACCACCTTGGCGTGGCTGGGCATCAGCATCTTCATGAAGCCCTTGGCTTCCTTGTAGCCTTCCTCACCGGAAACGATGATCTCGCTGATGTCCTTGTTGTAGAGGTCGCGGATCGAGCGCTTGATCAGGCTGCCTTCTTCATAGACGAGGCAGGGGGCCGTGGAATTCAGCGTCAGCGTGCGGACGTTTTCCCACAGGCGCATCAGATACTCGAAGTCGCGCTTGATCTCGACCTTGGTGCGGTTGGCACCGGCGGTGCGCAGGATCACGCCCATGCCCTGCGGCACTTCGAGGCCGCGGGCGATTTCCTTCAGGCGCTTGCGGTCCTGCAGATTGGTGATCTTGCGGGAGATGCCGCCGCCACGTGCGGTGTTCGGCATAAGCACCGAGTAGCGACCGGCGAGCGACAGGTAGGTCGTCAGTGCCGCGCCCTTGTTGCCGCGCTCTTCCTTGGCGACCTGAACCAGCAGGATCTGGCGGCGCTTGATGACTTCCTGGATGCGGTACTGCTTGCGCGGCTTGCGAACCTGGCGATCCGGAACTTCTTCCATGGCGTCTTCGGCGCCGACGGATTCGATGATTTCCTTTTCGCCGTCGTGACTGTCGTCGTCATCATCGTCATCGTCATGGCGACGGCGGCTGTCGACATCCTCGGAAATGGCGTCGGTATCGACCATGGCAGCCATTTCGCCGCCATTGCTCTCGTCGCCGTCGGTCGATGCAGCAGCCGCTTCTTCAGCGGCCTTGGCCTTGGTCTTGCGGGTGCGCTTCGGCTTCGCCTTCGGCTTTTCGGCCGGCGCTTCCTCTTCGACGACCGGTGCGGCGTCAGCGACGGCTGCGACCGGCTCGGCTTCAGTTTCCGCGACGACTTCGAGGTCTACGGGAACGGAAAGTTCGCTTGCCGGGGCAGGGGCGGTCTCGACATGCTCGATGTCGTCGTCACGCCGCGCTTCTTCGGCTTCGGCCTTCAAGAGCGCCTGACGATCGGCGAGCGGGATCTGGTAGTAGTCGGGATGGATTTCGGCGAAAGCCAGGAATCCGTGGCGGTTGCCGCCGTAGTCGACGAAGGCGGCCTGGAGCGAGGGCTCCACCCGGGTGACCTTCGCCAGATAGATATTGCCGCGGATCTGCTTCTTATGTTCCGACTCGAAGTCGAACTCTTCTATGCGGTTCCCGCGAACGACAACGACGCGCGTCTCTTCTGAATGAGACGCATCGATAAGCATTTTCTCTGCCATCTAAGCTGTGCTCCTCGGCGCGCCAGCGGAACGGGAGACAGACCTGCTTCCTTAGGAAGACTGCCAAACACGTCGGAAGGTGCGCCGGATATGAAAGTTCCTGTTTGGCGCAGGCGATGGTGCAGCAGCCAGACGACAGCCGGAACATGTGTGTCCCGGGGCCGCGCTACTTCTGACCGATACTGCTGAGTCAACATCAATGACCAAACAAGAATGCCAATGTCCAAGGTCTCATGAAGACCCGATGAATGCGCCCGCTTGCGGGCGTCGGTGAAAAATCACCATCAAGAACTCCGGCCACCGCCGGAAATTTGCGATCCAGTGTACGGGGAGGAAATGCAGCGACGGCGGATGAACACTTGCGACCGCGGAATTGCGATAAGTTAACCGGTCAATCCGGTTCGACCGCACCCTGGCGCCAAGCTTTGGAGAAGCTCCGGCTGCCCGGTCGACTGTTCTATCCCGTCAACACTTTCTCCTTGTGACGCTTTTATGTTTTCTATGTCACATTGGCAAGGGAAAAGCCCGTGCCGCCACAATAATGATCGATTCGCTTGTCCACGTGGAGTAGGTCGATAAACGGTAAATCGATTGTCCCGGCGGGCCGGGGAAGATGATCATTGTCAAGCATTGGTTAACCATAAGGGTTCATTGATCAACCTGTGCGTCCAGCAGCCGTGCGTCGGCTGCTGTTTGGTTTTCTGAGAAAGTGGTGGAGAGCCCGAGGTGAGGCCTTTGGCGGTTTGTATGCGTGGTTCGCTGTTGTCGTTGATGTCGCGCACGGGCAGGCTTCTGCTCGGAGCATCGCTGCTTGCCGGCGGTCTTCTTTTGAACGTGCCGGCGGCTGTTGCCGCCGAGCCGGG from Ensifer adhaerens includes the following:
- the accC gene encoding acetyl-CoA carboxylase biotin carboxylase subunit, giving the protein MISKILIANRGEIALRVLRACKELGIATVAVHSTADADAMHVRLADESVCIGPPPSRDSYLNIHQIVAACEITGADAVHPGYGFLSENAKFAEILEAHDITFIGPTAEHIRIMGDKITAKQTAQELGIPVVPGSDGEVKPENALEVARKIGFPVLIKATAGGGGRGMKVARSEADLEEAVATARTEALAAFGNDAVYMEKYLSKPRHIEIQIVGDGAGNAVHLGERDCSLQRRHQKVWEEANSPALNVDQRMKIGQVCADAMKKLKYRGAGTIEFLYENGEFYFIEMNTRLQVEHPITEAITGIDLVHEQIRVASGGGLSVRQEDIVFSGHAIECRINAEDPRTFVPSPGTITHFHAPGGLGVRVDSGAYQGYRIPPYYDSLIGKLIVHGRTRVECMMRLRRVLDEFVIDGIKTTLPLFQDLINNQDIANGDYDIHWLEKHLAATSE
- the accB gene encoding acetyl-CoA carboxylase biotin carboxyl carrier protein, producing MADKKPGIDQALIRDLANILKDTDLTEIEVEQDDLRIRVSRNGTPVAMPMAMPQMPAYQMPAAVAAPANAVAAPAAESARASKNAVTAPMVGTAYLSPAPGARPFVEVGATVKEGQTILIIEAMKTMNQIPAPRSGKVTEIFVQDAAPVEYGEPLIVIE
- the aroQ gene encoding type II 3-dehydroquinate dehydratase, with product MPSTIFVLNGPNLNALGKREPGIYGGQTLADIEAMCKAEGKALGFDVDFRQSNHEGMLVDWLHEAGNVAAGVAINPAAYGHTSIALHDAIRAIGIPVVELHLSNIHAREEFRHKSMIAPAVKGVICGFGAQSYILALHALKNLTNPSK
- a CDS encoding DsbA family protein yields the protein MNFSTKMIAAGTLAALVAGVSLPQNAFALDAKQKEEIGAFIKEYLIANPEIMLEVQEALTTKQRAKQQEAAESAITENNKAIFNSDYDMVLGNPKGDVTVVEFYDYNCGYCKRALSDMDDILAKDKNVRFVLKELPILGPDSLAAHKVSAAFRLVAPEKYGDFHRALLGGEDRATEETALAVAAKLGVSEKDLRAKMEKEPHDAAVREAYSLANDLGITGTPSYVIGNEAVFGAVGAEEIEGKVANMRECGKTAC
- a CDS encoding pyridoxal phosphate-dependent aminotransferase, yielding MVDLSKRSAVEPFHAMDVLAEATRRRDAGHPVISMAVGQPAHPAPKAALEAARKALEHGRLGYTDALGTLSLRTAIARHYEKRHGIALDPQRVAVTTGSSAGFNLAFLALFDPGDCVAIARPGYPAYRNILAALGLTVVEVEANAETGFTLTPESLSRAAAKIGRPLKGVLLASPANPTGTVTGRAGIKVLADYCRAESIAFISDEIYHGLTFAGEEASALEVTDEVIVINSFSKYYCMTGWRIGWMVLPADKVRGFERIAQSLYISPPELSQIAAEAALNAHEELDRYKAAYAANRDMLMKRLPEIGFSIASPMDGAFYAYADVTRFTNDSMAFAKRMLAEINVAATPGFDFDPLEGHRTMRFSYAGAEADMVEAMDRIARWLA
- a CDS encoding Rne/Rng family ribonuclease: MAEKMLIDASHSEETRVVVVRGNRIEEFDFESEHKKQIRGNIYLAKVTRVEPSLQAAFVDYGGNRHGFLAFAEIHPDYYQIPLADRQALLKAEAEEARRDDDIEHVETAPAPASELSVPVDLEVVAETEAEPVAAVADAAPVVEEEAPAEKPKAKPKRTRKTKAKAAEEAAAASTDGDESNGGEMAAMVDTDAISEDVDSRRRHDDDDDDDDSHDGEKEIIESVGAEDAMEEVPDRQVRKPRKQYRIQEVIKRRQILLVQVAKEERGNKGAALTTYLSLAGRYSVLMPNTARGGGISRKITNLQDRKRLKEIARGLEVPQGMGVILRTAGANRTKVEIKRDFEYLMRLWENVRTLTLNSTAPCLVYEEGSLIKRSIRDLYNKDISEIIVSGEEGYKEAKGFMKMLMPSHAKVVQPYRDVHPIFSRSGIEAQLDRMLQPQVTLKSGGYIIINQTEALVSIDVNSGRSTREHSIEDTALQTNLEAAEEVARQLRLRDLAGLVVIDFIDMEEKRNNRSVEKRLKDCLKNDRARIQVGRISHFGLLEMSRQRIRASVLESTMQTCPHCNGTGHVRSQSSVALHVLRGIEEHLLKNTTHDITVRTIPDIALYLLNQKRGTIMDYEARFGVSIIIEADAHVGAQHFAIDRGEPVENPVKIEQLLHFEPEEEEDDVVIEEDLDEEEAEEIAGEQRQEQPKAAAQSDDQNGRKRKRRRRRRGKGGQQAEGSALQVSESAGDADDGSDEDEGDDEGVDADAATADGDQKRKRRRRGKRGGRRNRPEGEGEGEGQLEAGADAEAGDDGAEEAETVEAPAAAAEVEVAVAVEETAVVAEEAEVADVKPAKPKRTRKKAVKAEEPAVSVDEVAQAAIEDQPAVADPAVEAVEEAAADLAETKPVRANRDLSKIASEPVVTSSATKPEEEEPGKPKKGGWWQRRGFF